The following are encoded together in the Salvia hispanica cultivar TCC Black 2014 chromosome 6, UniMelb_Shisp_WGS_1.0, whole genome shotgun sequence genome:
- the LOC125195991 gene encoding transcription factor TGA2.3-like isoform X1 encodes MHSFKSTVTQQAIALTSSDVYCHSQPSFYLRGEEGSRNGARFSDLGELEQSPGNGFHHDDALNLSRSSMYNDLKASNVSVVSSNLQFGGLNNSLGSAEMVSSATGIDSGQFMSHKGPIVDFCGGGGAMGSGQFENWGDSGVVADHSQQTDTSTDTDDKNQYPGVHNERLMGADSMDQLNEKIGDQKTLRRLAQNREAARKSRMRKKAYVQQLENSRLKLTQLEQELKKVRQQGALAASGYHADRSLGGNGTMAFDLDYARWLDEHQRLINDLRTAVNSHVGDSELRLLVEGMMSHYDEIFRLKTAGAKSDVFHMLSGMWKTPAERCFMWLGGFRCSEVLKILGNQIEPLTEQQLVGICNLQQSSQQAEDALSQGMEALQQSLVETLSSNALAPRNSANVADYMGQMAIAMSKLATLENFLHQADLLRRQMLQQLQRILTTRQAARALLAISDHRSRLRALSSLWLARPKE; translated from the exons ATGCATAGCTTCAAGTCTACTGTAACACAACAAGCTATTGCTCTCACCAGCTCTGATGTGTATTGCCATTCTCAGCCATCATTTTACCTCAG GGGTGAAGAAGGAAGTAGAAATGGGGCTCGGTTTTCGGATCTTGGGGAGCTCGAGCAGTCTCCTGGAAATGGGTTTCATCATGATGATGCTTTGAATTTAAGCAGAA GCTCAATGTACAATGATTTGAAGGCAAGCAATGTTTCTGTTGTGTCTAGTAACTTGCAGTTTGGTGGCCTCAACAAC AGCTTGGGTTCAGCAGAGATGGTTTCATCAGCAACAGGGATTGACTCAGGCCAATTCATGTCACACAAGGGGCCAATTGTGGATTTCTGCGGCGGTGGTGGTGCTATGGGAAGTGGCCAGTTTGAAAACTGGGGTGATTCAGGGGTGGTGGCAGATCACAGCCAGCAGACTGACACTTCTACAGACACTGATGACAAAAACCAG TATCCTGGAGTGCACAATGAAAGATTGATGGGTGCGGACTCTATGGACCAATTGAATGAGAAAATAGGAGACCAAAAG ACACTGCGTAGGCTAGCTCAGAATCGTGAAGCAGCTCGGAAGAGCCGAATGAGGAAAAAG GCCTATGTTCAACAGCTTGAGAATAGTCGGCTGAAGCTCACGCAACTAGAGCAGGAGCTGAAAAAAGTACGGCAGCAG GGTGCATTAGCCGCATCTGGATATCACGCAGATCGTTCTCTAGGTGGAAATG GGACTATGGCATTTGACCTAGACTATGCGAGATGGCTTGATGAACACCAGCGGCTGATTAATGATCTCAGAACTGCTGTAAATTCTCATGTGGGAGACAGTGAACTCCGGCTTCTTGTTGAGGGCATGATGTCTCATTATGATGAGATATTCCGCCTTAAGACTGCTGGTGCAAAATCAGACGTCTTTCACATGCTTTCGGGCATGTGGAAGACTCCGGCTGAGAGGTGCTTCATGTGGTTAGGAGGATTTCGCTGCTCTGAGGTTCTTAAG ATACTCGGAAACCAAATCGAGCCATTAACAGAGCAACAGTTGGTGGGGATTTGCAACCTGCAGCAATCCTCCCAACAGGCTGAGGATGCCTTGTCCCAAGGAATGGAAGCTCTTCAACAGTCGCTCGTAGAGACACTCTCCTCAAATGCCCTTGCCCCTCGTAACTCTGCAAACGTGGCTGACTATATGGGGCAGATGGCCATTGCCATGAGCAAGCTTGCCACACTTGAGAATTTCCTTCATCAG GCCGACCTCCTGAGACGCCAGATGTTGCAACAACTGCAACGAATACTAACAACTCGTCAAGCTGCTCGTGCTCTTCTTGCCATAAGTGATCACAGATCAAGGCTCCGAGCTCTGAGCTCGTTGTGGCTAGCACGCCCTAAGGAATAA
- the LOC125195992 gene encoding uncharacterized protein LOC125195992 translates to MDFQFDDLEYEDDVFYSELRKQVLQLTADDDDDDIQEHKIKNSNAVAAQKEGRCGYYNWPQHKEEVAAPAWIMNASRTGNGTGVFIPQIVRSRRKNRQRRKRNERGQTNKGVEKTED, encoded by the exons ATGGATTTTCAGTTTGACGATTTGGAATACGAGGATGATGTTTTCTACAGTGAGCTAAGGAAACAAGTCTTGCAACTCACAGCAGACGACGACGATGATGATATTCAAgaacacaaaatcaagaattcGAACGCGGTTGCAGCCCAGAAAGAGGGCCGTTGCGGATATTACAACTGGCCCCAGCATAAGGAAGAGGTTGCAGCGCCTGCGTGGATCATGAATGCGTCGAGAACTGGAAACGGGACTGGTGTGTTCATCCCACAAATTGTGCGGTCAAGGAGGAAGAACAGGCAAA GAAGGAAGAGGAACGAAAGAGGACAAACAAACAAGGGCGTTGAGAAAACTGAagattag
- the LOC125195991 gene encoding transcription factor TGA2.3-like isoform X2 translates to MHSFKSTVTQQAIALTSSDVYCHSQPSFYLRGEEGSRNGARFSDLGELEQSPGNGFHHDDALNLSRSSMYNDLKSLGSAEMVSSATGIDSGQFMSHKGPIVDFCGGGGAMGSGQFENWGDSGVVADHSQQTDTSTDTDDKNQYPGVHNERLMGADSMDQLNEKIGDQKTLRRLAQNREAARKSRMRKKAYVQQLENSRLKLTQLEQELKKVRQQGALAASGYHADRSLGGNGTMAFDLDYARWLDEHQRLINDLRTAVNSHVGDSELRLLVEGMMSHYDEIFRLKTAGAKSDVFHMLSGMWKTPAERCFMWLGGFRCSEVLKILGNQIEPLTEQQLVGICNLQQSSQQAEDALSQGMEALQQSLVETLSSNALAPRNSANVADYMGQMAIAMSKLATLENFLHQADLLRRQMLQQLQRILTTRQAARALLAISDHRSRLRALSSLWLARPKE, encoded by the exons ATGCATAGCTTCAAGTCTACTGTAACACAACAAGCTATTGCTCTCACCAGCTCTGATGTGTATTGCCATTCTCAGCCATCATTTTACCTCAG GGGTGAAGAAGGAAGTAGAAATGGGGCTCGGTTTTCGGATCTTGGGGAGCTCGAGCAGTCTCCTGGAAATGGGTTTCATCATGATGATGCTTTGAATTTAAGCAGAA GCTCAATGTACAATGATTTGAAG AGCTTGGGTTCAGCAGAGATGGTTTCATCAGCAACAGGGATTGACTCAGGCCAATTCATGTCACACAAGGGGCCAATTGTGGATTTCTGCGGCGGTGGTGGTGCTATGGGAAGTGGCCAGTTTGAAAACTGGGGTGATTCAGGGGTGGTGGCAGATCACAGCCAGCAGACTGACACTTCTACAGACACTGATGACAAAAACCAG TATCCTGGAGTGCACAATGAAAGATTGATGGGTGCGGACTCTATGGACCAATTGAATGAGAAAATAGGAGACCAAAAG ACACTGCGTAGGCTAGCTCAGAATCGTGAAGCAGCTCGGAAGAGCCGAATGAGGAAAAAG GCCTATGTTCAACAGCTTGAGAATAGTCGGCTGAAGCTCACGCAACTAGAGCAGGAGCTGAAAAAAGTACGGCAGCAG GGTGCATTAGCCGCATCTGGATATCACGCAGATCGTTCTCTAGGTGGAAATG GGACTATGGCATTTGACCTAGACTATGCGAGATGGCTTGATGAACACCAGCGGCTGATTAATGATCTCAGAACTGCTGTAAATTCTCATGTGGGAGACAGTGAACTCCGGCTTCTTGTTGAGGGCATGATGTCTCATTATGATGAGATATTCCGCCTTAAGACTGCTGGTGCAAAATCAGACGTCTTTCACATGCTTTCGGGCATGTGGAAGACTCCGGCTGAGAGGTGCTTCATGTGGTTAGGAGGATTTCGCTGCTCTGAGGTTCTTAAG ATACTCGGAAACCAAATCGAGCCATTAACAGAGCAACAGTTGGTGGGGATTTGCAACCTGCAGCAATCCTCCCAACAGGCTGAGGATGCCTTGTCCCAAGGAATGGAAGCTCTTCAACAGTCGCTCGTAGAGACACTCTCCTCAAATGCCCTTGCCCCTCGTAACTCTGCAAACGTGGCTGACTATATGGGGCAGATGGCCATTGCCATGAGCAAGCTTGCCACACTTGAGAATTTCCTTCATCAG GCCGACCTCCTGAGACGCCAGATGTTGCAACAACTGCAACGAATACTAACAACTCGTCAAGCTGCTCGTGCTCTTCTTGCCATAAGTGATCACAGATCAAGGCTCCGAGCTCTGAGCTCGTTGTGGCTAGCACGCCCTAAGGAATAA